In a genomic window of Ipomoea triloba cultivar NCNSP0323 chromosome 3, ASM357664v1:
- the LOC116014461 gene encoding receptor-like protein kinase 5 codes for MSKLTLITLTLLLFTLPFPGNSQPSINNPERTILLQIKNHFSNPSNLSHWTSSSDHCTWPEITCGDGSVTGIRLAYLNLNQTIPPSICDLKNLTILDLNHNLIPGPFPLALYNCSNLEILDLSFNSFNGSIPTDINRLSPRLTAFNLSSNYFTDGIPPAIGGLKQLKELQFAATFYNGSFPPEIGELVNLEVLTLYENPFAPQGIPSSFAQLKKLRNLWIQNSNLVGEIPENIIGNMTALEFLDLSGNSLSGNIPNNLFLLKNLTTVYLQVNKFSGPIPQSIEALDLNWIDFSNNTLTGKIPQDFGKLTKLEGLVLFMNQLSGEIPGSIGRLPALWDVRLFTNNLSGKIPGEFGKHSKLQTFDVSTNNLVGSLPEGLCDNKVLSSIIAFSNNLTGELPKSLGDCQTLESVRVEKNQLSGTIPDDLWAARSLSRFLISDNLFTGELPRKIASNVSLVDISNNRFSGEIPAGVSSWNNLVNFKASNNLFTGEIPQELTVLQRLSVLWLDGNHLSGNFPSEIISWKSLTSLKCSRNQLSGEIPSALGLLPNLNELDLSGNQFSGEIPPEIGRLRLTSLNLSSNHFSGRIPGALENAVFDKSFLNNPELCAATPSIGLRICNLNTKKSNSNSIRVIAILGSIAAALFLLAILYILFGLRKSRKGKQGLDPNWKLTPFHRLNFTESNILSNLVEDNVIGSGGSGEVYLVQPLHHTGEKVAVKRIWNCKKLDRKLEKEFEAEVQILGTIRHSNIVKLLCGISSEDSMLLVYEYMENRSLDLWLHPKRRPYFASPPYCQVLEWPTRLHIATGAAQGLCYMHHGSSPPIVHRDVKSSNVLLGSEFNAKIADFGLARMLIRPGEANTVSTLAGTFGYIAPEYAHTTKVNEKIDVYSFGVILLELVTGREPNDGSAELCLADWARQYVQEGKPIAEALDADIKKPQYSDEMQSVFKLGIFCTDTSPYRRPTMKEVLEILLKFKSQSPYAAGNINGSERDASPLLKHSGSEGSSESEDDEFKSIV; via the exons ATGTCCAAACTAACCCTCATCACCCTCACACTTCTGCTCTTCACTTTGCCCTTCCCTGGAAACTCCCAACCAAGTATCAATAATCCAGAGAGAACAATTTTGCTTCAAATAAAAAACCATTTTTCTAACCCATCCAATCTTTCCCACTGGACTTCATCCTCCGATCACTGTACTTGGCCGGAGATCACCTGTGGAGACGGCTCCGTCACCGGAATCCGGCTAGCCTACCTAAACCTTAACCAAACCATCCCACCATCCATATGTGACCTCAAAAACCTCACCATTCTTGATCTCAACCACAACCTCATCCCTGGGCCTTTCCCTCTAGCTCTCTACAATTGCTCAAATCTTGAAATCTTAGACTTGTCTTTCAACTCCTTCAACGGCTCCATCCCAACTGATATTAACCGCCTTTCTCCCCGCCTCACGGCTTTTAACCTCTCCTCCAACTATTTCACTGATGGCATCCCACCAGCCATTGGAGGACTAAAGCAGTTAAAAGAGCTTCAGTTTGCCGCCACCTTCTATAATGGCTCTTTCCCGCCGGAAATTGGTGAATTGGTGAATCTTGAAGTTCTGACTTTGTACGAGAATCCCTTTGCACCGCAGGGGATTCCTTCAAGTTTTGCTCAATTGAAGAAACTGAGGAATCTATGGATCCAAAATTCAAATTTGGTTGGAGAAATTCCTGAGAATATCATTGGAAACATGACAGCTTTGGAATTCTTGGATTTATCTGGAAATAGTCTGAGCGGTAACATTCCAAACAACTTGTTTCTGCTTAAGAATTTGACCACAGTTTACCTCCAGGTAAACAAATTTTCAGGTCCTATTCCTCAGTCAATTGAGGCATTGGATTTGAATTGGATTGATTTTTCCAATAACACCTTAACCGGCAAAATCCCTCAAGACTTTGGGAAGCTGACAAAATTGGAGGGGCTGGTTTTGTTCATGAATCAATTATCGGGCGAAATTCCAGGAAGCATAGGTAGATTACCAGCATTGTGGGATGTGAGGCTGTTCACCAACAATCTGTCGGGCAAAATTCCGGGAGAGTTTGGTAAACATTCAAAGCTGCAAACTTTTGATGTTTCCACAAACAATCTTGTGGGATCATTGCCAGAGGGGCTGTGTGATAACAAGGTGCTTTCTAGCATCATTGCTTTTAGCAACAACCTTACAGGTGAGCTTCCAAAGTCTCTTGGGGATTGTCAAACCTTGGAAAGTGTCAGAGTGGAAAAGAATCAACTTTCTGGTACAATTCCTGATGATTTGTGGGCAGCTAGGAGTCTGTCAAGGTTCTTGATTAGTGATAACTTGTTTACTGGTGAGCTTCCACGAAAGATTGCATCCAATGTGTCTCTAGTGGATATTAGCAACAATAGATTCTCAGGTGAAATCCCTGCTGGAGTTTCTTCTTGGAATAATCTTGTTAACTTCAAGGCAAGCAATAATCTGTTTACTGGTGAAATCCCTCAAGAATTGACAGTCCTGCAAAGGTTATCGGTTCTTTGGTTAGACGGGAATCACCTTTCTGGGAATTTCCCATCAGAAATTATCTCATGGAAGTCACTGACCTCCTTGAAATGCAGTAGGAATCAACTGTCTGGTGAAATCCCATCAGCACTCGGTCTTTTGCCAAATCTTAACGAGTTGGACCTGTCAGGAAATCAATTTTCCGGGGAAATTCCACCCGAGATAGGGCGTTTGAGGCTAACTTCACTCAACCTGTCTTCAAATCACTTCTCGGGGAGAATCCCGGGTGCTCTTGAAAATGCAGTTTTCGATAAGAGCTTCTTGAATAACCCTGAGCTTTGTGCAGCCACCCCTTCAATTGGCCTCAGAATTTGCAACCTGAATACCAAGAAATCGAATAGCAATTCAATCAGAGTTATAGCTATTCTTGGTAGCATAGCAGCAGCCTTGTTTCTATTAGCCATTCTCTATATACTGTTTGGTTTAAGAAAGAGTAGGAAAGGAAAGCAAGGATTAGACCCAAACTGGAAGCTTACACCATTCCACAGGCTAAACTTCACAGAATCAAACATTCTGTCAAATTTAGTCGAAGACAATGTGATCGGCAGTGGGGGATCGGGGGAAGTTTACCTCGTACAACCCTTACATCACACCGGTGAAAAAGTTGCTGTTAAGAGGATTTGGAACTGCAAGAAGTTGGATCGAAAGCTCGAGAAGGAGTTCGAAGCAGAAGTGCAGATACTTGGCACGATTCGCCACTCAAACATAGTGAAACTCCTGTGTGGGATCTCTAGTGAAGACTCTATGCTTCTTGTGTATGAGTACATGGAAAATCGCAGCCTGGATTTATGGCTCCATCCAAAGAGGAGACCATATTTTGCAAGTCCCCCTTATTGCCAAGTCCTGGAATGGCCTACCAGGCTGCACATTGCCACTGGGGCAGCTCAGGGGCTCTGCTATATGCACCACGGCTCGTCCCCGCCCATTGTTCACAGAGATGTTAAATCGAGCAATGTGCTTTTGGGCTCTGAGTTCAATGCTAAAATTGCAGATTTTGGTCTGGCAAGAATGTTGATCAGGCCTGGAGAAGCTAACACAGTCTCAACATTGGCTGGCACTTTTGGCTATATTGCTCCAG AGTATGCACACACAACTAAAGTGAATGAGAAGATTGACGTGTACAGCTTCGGGGTGATCCTTCTAGAGCTCGTCACCGGAAGGGAACCCAACGATGGCAGTGCAGAGTTATGCCTGGCTGATTGGGCACGGCAATACGTGCAAGAAGGGAAACCCATAGCTGAAGCACTAGATGCAGATATCAAGAAGCCACAATACTCAGATGAGATGCAATCAGTGTTCAAACTTGGGATATTCTGTACTGATACATCTCCTTATAGAAGACCTACCATGAAAGAGGTCCTGGAAATCCTGCTAAAATTCAAGAGTCAATCACCATATGCCGCAGGCAACATAAATGGAAGTGAGCGCGACGCTTCGCCACTCCTTAAACATTCAGGGAGTGAGGGGAGCTCAGAGAGTGAAGATGATGAATTTAAGTCCATAGTGTGA
- the LOC116012560 gene encoding receptor-like protein kinase 5 isoform X3, producing MKLKMSKPTQIFLINLTVLIIITFPFYGNCQPRMNPEKSILLEIKEKLSYPSKLSHWNSSSDHCTWPEITCVDGSVTRIQNLTELDLSGNQFSGEIPPDLGRLRLTSLNLSSNYLSGKIPGELENAAFYKSFLNNPRLCASTSSFGISICNKNTSNSSDSKLVRLAAFLGSIAGTLFTVVVLYILYCLRKKWKARKRLHSNWKFIKFHSLSFTVSDILTNLIDDNVVGSGGSGKVYLVTLRTGKQVAIKKILNHEKLDEKLEKQFEAEVGVLGKVWHSNIVKLVAFIASEDTKLLVYEYQENLSLDLWLHPKRRQGTARSPLWKILEWPTRLHIATGIAKGLCYLHHCCSPPIVHRDVKSSNVLLDSEMNAKIADFGLARELFKPEESNTVSAVAGSFGYIAPEYVSICKVNEKIDVYSFGVILLELVTGKVANDRSEDLCLVDWARKYIKDEKPITDALDAVIKKQEYLDEMQFVFKLGIVCTNKTPSSRPTMKEVEEMLQRQTSYADNINGSERDASPLIKSFNIHSGSK from the exons ATGAAGCTCAAAATGTCCAAACCAACCCAAATCTTTCTCATCAACCTCACTGTTCTAATCATCATCACTTTCCCCTTTTATGGGAACTGTCAGCCTAGGATGAATCCAGAGAAGTCAATTTTGCTTGAAATCAAAGAGAAGCTTTCTTATCCATCCAAACTTTCCCACTGGAATTCATCGTCGGATCATTGTACTTGGCCGGAGATCACCTGTGTCGATGGCTCCGTCACCAGAATCCAG AATCTTACTGAGTTGGACCTGTCTGGAAATCAATTTTCTGGGGAAATTCCACCCGATTTAGGGCGTTTGCGGCTAACTTCACTCAACCTGTCTTCAAATTACCTCTCAGGGAAAATTCCAGGTGAGCTTGAAAATGCAGCTTTTTATAAGAGCTTCTTGAATAATCCCCGTCTTTGTGCATCCACCTCTTCATTTGGCATCAGTATTTGTAACAAGAATACCAGCAATTCATCAGATAGCAAATTAGTCAGACTTGCAGCTTTTCTTGGAAGCATAGCAGGAACCTTGTTTACAGTAGTGGTTCTATATATACTGTATTGTTTAAGAAAGAAATGGAAAGCAAGGAAAAGACTACACTCAAATTGGAAGTTTATAAAATTCCATAGTCTAAGCTTCACTGTATCAGACATTCTGACAAATCTAATAGATGATAATGTGGTTGGGAGTGGGGGATCAGGGAAGGTTTACCTGGTAACCTTACGTACAGGTAAGCAAGTTGCTATTAAGAAGATTTTGAATCATGAGAAGTTGGATGAAAAGCTTGAGAAGCAATTTGAAGCAGAAGTGGGGGTACTTGGCAAGGTTTGGCACTCAAACATAGTGAAACTCGTGGCCTTTATTGCTAGTGAAGACACTAAGCTTCTTGTGTATGAGTACCAGGAAAATCTCAGCTTGGATTTATGGCTTCATCCAAAGAGAAGACAAGGTACTGCAAGGTCACCTCTTTGGAAAATCCTGGAATGGCCAACAAGGTTGCACATTGCCACTGGGATAGCTAAGGGGCTCTGCTATTTGCATCACTGCTGCTCCCCACCCATTGTTCATAGGGATGTGAAATCAAGCAATGTGCTTTTGGACTCCGAGATGAATGCTAAAATTGCAGATTTTGGTCTAGCAAGAGAGTTGTTCAAGCCTGAAGAATCTAACACAGTCTCAGCAGTGGCTGGCTCCTTTGGCTACATTGCTCCGG AGTATGTAAGTATATGTAAAGTGAACGAGAAGATTGATGTGTACAGTTTCGGGGTGATCCTTTTGGAGCTTGTTACTGGAAAGGTAGCCAACGATCGCAGTGAAGATTTGTGCCTGGTTGATTGGGCAAGGAAATACATCAAAGACGAAAAACCCATAACTGATGCACTTGATGCTGTTATCAAGAAGCAAGAGTACTTGGATGAGATGCAATTTGTGTTCAAACTTGGGATAGTATGTACCAACAAAACTCCTTCCAGTAGGCCTACCATGAAAGAAGTGGAGGAAATGCTGCAGCGTCAAACATCATATGCAGACAACATAAATGGAAGTGAGCGCGACGCTTCACCACTCATTAAAAGCTTCAACATACATTCAGGGAGTAAATAG
- the LOC116012560 gene encoding receptor-like protein kinase 5 isoform X4, which produces MNKLSGEIPSEFGLLQNLTELDLSGNQFSGEIPPDLGRLRLTSLNLSSNYLSGKIPGELENAAFYKSFLNNPRLCASTSSFGISICNKNTSNSSDSKLVRLAAFLGSIAGTLFTVVVLYILYCLRKKWKARKRLHSNWKFIKFHSLSFTVSDILTNLIDDNVVGSGGSGKVYLVTLRTGKQVAIKKILNHEKLDEKLEKQFEAEVGVLGKVWHSNIVKLVAFIASEDTKLLVYEYQENLSLDLWLHPKRRQGTARSPLWKILEWPTRLHIATGIAKGLCYLHHCCSPPIVHRDVKSSNVLLDSEMNAKIADFGLARELFKPEESNTVSAVAGSFGYIAPEYVSICKVNEKIDVYSFGVILLELVTGKVANDRSEDLCLVDWARKYIKDEKPITDALDAVIKKQEYLDEMQFVFKLGIVCTNKTPSSRPTMKEVEEMLQRQTSYADNINGSERDASPLIKSFNIHSGSK; this is translated from the exons ATGAATAAACTGTCTGGTGAAATCCCATCAGAATTTGGTCTTTTGCAGAATCTTACTGAGTTGGACCTGTCTGGAAATCAATTTTCTGGGGAAATTCCACCCGATTTAGGGCGTTTGCGGCTAACTTCACTCAACCTGTCTTCAAATTACCTCTCAGGGAAAATTCCAGGTGAGCTTGAAAATGCAGCTTTTTATAAGAGCTTCTTGAATAATCCCCGTCTTTGTGCATCCACCTCTTCATTTGGCATCAGTATTTGTAACAAGAATACCAGCAATTCATCAGATAGCAAATTAGTCAGACTTGCAGCTTTTCTTGGAAGCATAGCAGGAACCTTGTTTACAGTAGTGGTTCTATATATACTGTATTGTTTAAGAAAGAAATGGAAAGCAAGGAAAAGACTACACTCAAATTGGAAGTTTATAAAATTCCATAGTCTAAGCTTCACTGTATCAGACATTCTGACAAATCTAATAGATGATAATGTGGTTGGGAGTGGGGGATCAGGGAAGGTTTACCTGGTAACCTTACGTACAGGTAAGCAAGTTGCTATTAAGAAGATTTTGAATCATGAGAAGTTGGATGAAAAGCTTGAGAAGCAATTTGAAGCAGAAGTGGGGGTACTTGGCAAGGTTTGGCACTCAAACATAGTGAAACTCGTGGCCTTTATTGCTAGTGAAGACACTAAGCTTCTTGTGTATGAGTACCAGGAAAATCTCAGCTTGGATTTATGGCTTCATCCAAAGAGAAGACAAGGTACTGCAAGGTCACCTCTTTGGAAAATCCTGGAATGGCCAACAAGGTTGCACATTGCCACTGGGATAGCTAAGGGGCTCTGCTATTTGCATCACTGCTGCTCCCCACCCATTGTTCATAGGGATGTGAAATCAAGCAATGTGCTTTTGGACTCCGAGATGAATGCTAAAATTGCAGATTTTGGTCTAGCAAGAGAGTTGTTCAAGCCTGAAGAATCTAACACAGTCTCAGCAGTGGCTGGCTCCTTTGGCTACATTGCTCCGG AGTATGTAAGTATATGTAAAGTGAACGAGAAGATTGATGTGTACAGTTTCGGGGTGATCCTTTTGGAGCTTGTTACTGGAAAGGTAGCCAACGATCGCAGTGAAGATTTGTGCCTGGTTGATTGGGCAAGGAAATACATCAAAGACGAAAAACCCATAACTGATGCACTTGATGCTGTTATCAAGAAGCAAGAGTACTTGGATGAGATGCAATTTGTGTTCAAACTTGGGATAGTATGTACCAACAAAACTCCTTCCAGTAGGCCTACCATGAAAGAAGTGGAGGAAATGCTGCAGCGTCAAACATCATATGCAGACAACATAAATGGAAGTGAGCGCGACGCTTCACCACTCATTAAAAGCTTCAACATACATTCAGGGAGTAAATAG
- the LOC116012560 gene encoding receptor-like serine/threonine-protein kinase At1g78530 isoform X1 gives MKLKMSKPTQIFLINLTVLIIITFPFYGNCQPRMNPEKSILLEIKEKLSYPSKLSHWNSSSDHCTWPEITCVDGSVTRIQVNNLKLNQGIPLSLCDLKNLTYLNLSLNSIPGPFPVLDNCTELIFLDLSCNNLAGPIPLTFSPRDLPIGKLGVPGKIIVFNCRMNKLSGEIPSEFGLLQNLTELDLSGNQFSGEIPPDLGRLRLTSLNLSSNYLSGKIPGELENAAFYKSFLNNPRLCASTSSFGISICNKNTSNSSDSKLVRLAAFLGSIAGTLFTVVVLYILYCLRKKWKARKRLHSNWKFIKFHSLSFTVSDILTNLIDDNVVGSGGSGKVYLVTLRTGKQVAIKKILNHEKLDEKLEKQFEAEVGVLGKVWHSNIVKLVAFIASEDTKLLVYEYQENLSLDLWLHPKRRQGTARSPLWKILEWPTRLHIATGIAKGLCYLHHCCSPPIVHRDVKSSNVLLDSEMNAKIADFGLARELFKPEESNTVSAVAGSFGYIAPEYVSICKVNEKIDVYSFGVILLELVTGKVANDRSEDLCLVDWARKYIKDEKPITDALDAVIKKQEYLDEMQFVFKLGIVCTNKTPSSRPTMKEVEEMLQRQTSYADNINGSERDASPLIKSFNIHSGSK, from the exons ATGAAGCTCAAAATGTCCAAACCAACCCAAATCTTTCTCATCAACCTCACTGTTCTAATCATCATCACTTTCCCCTTTTATGGGAACTGTCAGCCTAGGATGAATCCAGAGAAGTCAATTTTGCTTGAAATCAAAGAGAAGCTTTCTTATCCATCCAAACTTTCCCACTGGAATTCATCGTCGGATCATTGTACTTGGCCGGAGATCACCTGTGTCGATGGCTCCGTCACCAGAATCCAGGTAAATAACCTAAAGCTGAATCAAGGCATCCCACTATCTCTCTGTGACCTAAAAAACCTCACATATCTTAATCTCAGCCTCAACTCCATCCCTGGACCATTCCCTGTGCTCGACAACTGTACTGAGCTTATATTCTTGGATTTGTCCTGCAACAACTTAGCTGGTCCCATCCCTCTTACATTTTCTCCTCGTGACTTGCCGATAGGAAAATTGGGCGTGCCAGGGAAGATTATAGTCTTCAACTGCAGAATGAATAAACTGTCTGGTGAAATCCCATCAGAATTTGGTCTTTTGCAGAATCTTACTGAGTTGGACCTGTCTGGAAATCAATTTTCTGGGGAAATTCCACCCGATTTAGGGCGTTTGCGGCTAACTTCACTCAACCTGTCTTCAAATTACCTCTCAGGGAAAATTCCAGGTGAGCTTGAAAATGCAGCTTTTTATAAGAGCTTCTTGAATAATCCCCGTCTTTGTGCATCCACCTCTTCATTTGGCATCAGTATTTGTAACAAGAATACCAGCAATTCATCAGATAGCAAATTAGTCAGACTTGCAGCTTTTCTTGGAAGCATAGCAGGAACCTTGTTTACAGTAGTGGTTCTATATATACTGTATTGTTTAAGAAAGAAATGGAAAGCAAGGAAAAGACTACACTCAAATTGGAAGTTTATAAAATTCCATAGTCTAAGCTTCACTGTATCAGACATTCTGACAAATCTAATAGATGATAATGTGGTTGGGAGTGGGGGATCAGGGAAGGTTTACCTGGTAACCTTACGTACAGGTAAGCAAGTTGCTATTAAGAAGATTTTGAATCATGAGAAGTTGGATGAAAAGCTTGAGAAGCAATTTGAAGCAGAAGTGGGGGTACTTGGCAAGGTTTGGCACTCAAACATAGTGAAACTCGTGGCCTTTATTGCTAGTGAAGACACTAAGCTTCTTGTGTATGAGTACCAGGAAAATCTCAGCTTGGATTTATGGCTTCATCCAAAGAGAAGACAAGGTACTGCAAGGTCACCTCTTTGGAAAATCCTGGAATGGCCAACAAGGTTGCACATTGCCACTGGGATAGCTAAGGGGCTCTGCTATTTGCATCACTGCTGCTCCCCACCCATTGTTCATAGGGATGTGAAATCAAGCAATGTGCTTTTGGACTCCGAGATGAATGCTAAAATTGCAGATTTTGGTCTAGCAAGAGAGTTGTTCAAGCCTGAAGAATCTAACACAGTCTCAGCAGTGGCTGGCTCCTTTGGCTACATTGCTCCGG AGTATGTAAGTATATGTAAAGTGAACGAGAAGATTGATGTGTACAGTTTCGGGGTGATCCTTTTGGAGCTTGTTACTGGAAAGGTAGCCAACGATCGCAGTGAAGATTTGTGCCTGGTTGATTGGGCAAGGAAATACATCAAAGACGAAAAACCCATAACTGATGCACTTGATGCTGTTATCAAGAAGCAAGAGTACTTGGATGAGATGCAATTTGTGTTCAAACTTGGGATAGTATGTACCAACAAAACTCCTTCCAGTAGGCCTACCATGAAAGAAGTGGAGGAAATGCTGCAGCGTCAAACATCATATGCAGACAACATAAATGGAAGTGAGCGCGACGCTTCACCACTCATTAAAAGCTTCAACATACATTCAGGGAGTAAATAG
- the LOC116012560 gene encoding receptor-like protein kinase 5 isoform X2, with amino-acid sequence MAPSPESSLNSIPGPFPVLDNCTELIFLDLSCNNLAGPIPLTFSPRDLPIGKLGVPGKIIVFNCRMNKLSGEIPSEFGLLQNLTELDLSGNQFSGEIPPDLGRLRLTSLNLSSNYLSGKIPGELENAAFYKSFLNNPRLCASTSSFGISICNKNTSNSSDSKLVRLAAFLGSIAGTLFTVVVLYILYCLRKKWKARKRLHSNWKFIKFHSLSFTVSDILTNLIDDNVVGSGGSGKVYLVTLRTGKQVAIKKILNHEKLDEKLEKQFEAEVGVLGKVWHSNIVKLVAFIASEDTKLLVYEYQENLSLDLWLHPKRRQGTARSPLWKILEWPTRLHIATGIAKGLCYLHHCCSPPIVHRDVKSSNVLLDSEMNAKIADFGLARELFKPEESNTVSAVAGSFGYIAPEYVSICKVNEKIDVYSFGVILLELVTGKVANDRSEDLCLVDWARKYIKDEKPITDALDAVIKKQEYLDEMQFVFKLGIVCTNKTPSSRPTMKEVEEMLQRQTSYADNINGSERDASPLIKSFNIHSGSK; translated from the exons ATGGCTCCGTCACCAGAATCCAG CCTCAACTCCATCCCTGGACCATTCCCTGTGCTCGACAACTGTACTGAGCTTATATTCTTGGATTTGTCCTGCAACAACTTAGCTGGTCCCATCCCTCTTACATTTTCTCCTCGTGACTTGCCGATAGGAAAATTGGGCGTGCCAGGGAAGATTATAGTCTTCAACTGCAGAATGAATAAACTGTCTGGTGAAATCCCATCAGAATTTGGTCTTTTGCAGAATCTTACTGAGTTGGACCTGTCTGGAAATCAATTTTCTGGGGAAATTCCACCCGATTTAGGGCGTTTGCGGCTAACTTCACTCAACCTGTCTTCAAATTACCTCTCAGGGAAAATTCCAGGTGAGCTTGAAAATGCAGCTTTTTATAAGAGCTTCTTGAATAATCCCCGTCTTTGTGCATCCACCTCTTCATTTGGCATCAGTATTTGTAACAAGAATACCAGCAATTCATCAGATAGCAAATTAGTCAGACTTGCAGCTTTTCTTGGAAGCATAGCAGGAACCTTGTTTACAGTAGTGGTTCTATATATACTGTATTGTTTAAGAAAGAAATGGAAAGCAAGGAAAAGACTACACTCAAATTGGAAGTTTATAAAATTCCATAGTCTAAGCTTCACTGTATCAGACATTCTGACAAATCTAATAGATGATAATGTGGTTGGGAGTGGGGGATCAGGGAAGGTTTACCTGGTAACCTTACGTACAGGTAAGCAAGTTGCTATTAAGAAGATTTTGAATCATGAGAAGTTGGATGAAAAGCTTGAGAAGCAATTTGAAGCAGAAGTGGGGGTACTTGGCAAGGTTTGGCACTCAAACATAGTGAAACTCGTGGCCTTTATTGCTAGTGAAGACACTAAGCTTCTTGTGTATGAGTACCAGGAAAATCTCAGCTTGGATTTATGGCTTCATCCAAAGAGAAGACAAGGTACTGCAAGGTCACCTCTTTGGAAAATCCTGGAATGGCCAACAAGGTTGCACATTGCCACTGGGATAGCTAAGGGGCTCTGCTATTTGCATCACTGCTGCTCCCCACCCATTGTTCATAGGGATGTGAAATCAAGCAATGTGCTTTTGGACTCCGAGATGAATGCTAAAATTGCAGATTTTGGTCTAGCAAGAGAGTTGTTCAAGCCTGAAGAATCTAACACAGTCTCAGCAGTGGCTGGCTCCTTTGGCTACATTGCTCCGG AGTATGTAAGTATATGTAAAGTGAACGAGAAGATTGATGTGTACAGTTTCGGGGTGATCCTTTTGGAGCTTGTTACTGGAAAGGTAGCCAACGATCGCAGTGAAGATTTGTGCCTGGTTGATTGGGCAAGGAAATACATCAAAGACGAAAAACCCATAACTGATGCACTTGATGCTGTTATCAAGAAGCAAGAGTACTTGGATGAGATGCAATTTGTGTTCAAACTTGGGATAGTATGTACCAACAAAACTCCTTCCAGTAGGCCTACCATGAAAGAAGTGGAGGAAATGCTGCAGCGTCAAACATCATATGCAGACAACATAAATGGAAGTGAGCGCGACGCTTCACCACTCATTAAAAGCTTCAACATACATTCAGGGAGTAAATAG